In Bacteroidota bacterium, one DNA window encodes the following:
- a CDS encoding acyltransferase yields MNRLNSRYYSLDYLRGLMALFVMIYHYSMWLNIPISTTSVIAKLGVYAVIIFYILSGLSLSLVYGSANDFNYSSFYIKRFFRIFPLYFSVVILTIALQFINFKVAGGQFNFDAMEFLLNTTLLFGVFSPSSYIPIGGWSIGNEICFYILFPLLVFVFTKKSLILRFIILFLSFICFIFLNFFKIKEDASAWSLYIVPYNHVFVFVFGFIIGFVRPVISLRKLFLIICLFCVLVFCFYTPEVNNFSMLFGWDRFTLTSLICMFTFAYYLVNFEMSGSLHTVFNWLGEHCYSIYLTHPLVFFPIN; encoded by the coding sequence GTGAATAGATTAAATAGTCGCTACTATTCTTTAGATTATCTTCGTGGATTAATGGCTTTGTTTGTAATGATTTATCATTACTCAATGTGGTTAAACATTCCTATTTCTACTACAAGTGTAATTGCTAAGCTCGGCGTTTACGCCGTTATTATATTTTATATACTTAGTGGGTTGAGTCTGAGCTTGGTTTATGGTAGCGCAAATGACTTTAACTATAGTAGTTTCTATATAAAAAGGTTTTTTAGAATTTTCCCTTTATATTTTAGTGTGGTTATTCTCACAATTGCACTTCAGTTTATTAATTTTAAAGTTGCAGGGGGGCAGTTCAATTTTGATGCAATGGAGTTTTTATTAAATACTACACTTTTATTTGGGGTGTTTTCGCCAAGTTCTTATATCCCAATTGGTGGGTGGTCAATAGGAAATGAAATATGTTTCTATATTTTATTTCCACTATTAGTTTTTGTTTTTACGAAAAAATCACTTATCCTTAGATTCATTATTCTTTTTCTATCTTTTATCTGCTTTATTTTTTTGAATTTTTTTAAAATAAAAGAGGATGCAAGTGCATGGTCATTGTACATCGTTCCCTATAACCATGTTTTTGTTTTTGTCTTCGGATTTATCATCGGATTTGTTAGACCTGTTATTTCCTTGCGAAAATTATTTTTAATTATTTGCCTTTTTTGTGTCTTAGTATTTTGTTTTTACACTCCTGAGGTTAATAATTTTTCGATGCTTTTTGGGTGGGACCGCTTTACTCTGACCTCTTTAATCTGCATGTTCACATTTGCATATTATTTAGTAAATTTTGAAATGTCCGGTTCACTTCACACAGTTTTTAACTGGCTTGGTGAGCATTGTTATTCAATCTATTTAACTCACCCTCTTGTCTTTTTCCCTATTAAC